A part of Spirochaetota bacterium genomic DNA contains:
- a CDS encoding tetratricopeptide repeat protein codes for METRDIEIRRNVVERALMAVKEFAKENLRLVVYCVTGLLAAAVLFSAGYLYYEYREADELARFEKILDDYRNLQVEGEAERTAALEKTAAEIIAASDSSYWGYVRRNGHYVAAGLYYDARMYEKALASYLKFVERSPSSFFAPLGLQQAARSHEAMGRNKEAIAVYERLEKDYADSAVADQILYDAGRLYQMEGDLFKSRESFNRLMTLFPKSPFSRKARERLMLLGLVEAKKG; via the coding sequence ATGGAGACCAGGGACATAGAGATACGCAGAAACGTCGTTGAGCGGGCCCTTATGGCCGTCAAGGAGTTCGCGAAGGAGAATCTGCGACTGGTGGTGTACTGCGTGACCGGTCTGCTCGCCGCGGCAGTGCTCTTTTCGGCGGGGTACCTGTATTATGAATACCGCGAAGCGGACGAGCTGGCGCGCTTCGAGAAAATACTGGACGACTACCGGAACCTCCAGGTCGAAGGCGAGGCGGAGCGGACAGCAGCGCTCGAAAAAACGGCCGCCGAGATCATTGCCGCGTCGGACTCATCGTACTGGGGGTACGTGCGGCGAAACGGCCATTACGTGGCTGCGGGCCTCTATTATGACGCGCGAATGTACGAGAAGGCGCTGGCGTCATACCTTAAATTCGTCGAACGGTCACCCAGCTCATTTTTCGCGCCGCTCGGCCTTCAGCAGGCTGCACGCTCGCATGAGGCGATGGGCCGGAACAAGGAGGCCATAGCGGTCTACGAGCGTCTCGAGAAAGACTATGCCGACAGCGCGGTGGCCGATCAGATTCTGTATGACGCGGGCAGGTTGTACCAGATGGAGGGCGACCTTTTCAAGTCGAGGGAAAGCTTTAACAGGCTGATGACCCTGTTCCCGAAGTCACCGTTCTCCCGGAAGGCGCGCGAGCGATTGATGCTCCTCGGTCTGGTCGAGGCGAAAAAAGGCTGA
- a CDS encoding S1 RNA-binding domain-containing protein produces MENENEKIDDGFSMESIANSALDELQPNKLMQGEVVTIDSEFVYVNVGTKSDGRVRIQEFAEPPAVGATIDIVLAERRMVDGMYMFSNTAAVKEKGWRRLQELRNSGQEYLTGAIAAVGEKGLTVDCGGISAFLPFSHAADLRSPKTAVPGELYTFKVKSIDPKKRSVLVSRREYLDEAREKFWADIVDKYKVGDRITGKVTRFVEFGAFVDIGGVEGLLHKNDISWKRAYKKKNILHVGEEREFVILDIKKDEGKISLGLRQLVEDPWLSIGEKFKIGATIEGRVVTLTGQGVFVEVEDGVEGFLSASEVSWTRKTVLIKDTFKKGQAVTVRILGIDSEERRLVLGMKQLADNPWDAIDERFPVGTVLKAPVRKVVSFGIFVEIEEGIDGLVHLSDMSWEDNVKDPAKLFKAGDEVEVKILDIKKKEMRISCGIKQLTRSPWQAVKEKFPPRSKVEGVVSGVVPFGLFVRLSEDVEGLVHISEVSRRKIDNLEEKFKVGDQVRAVVLGVDVDKKRLSLSMKHFEVMNEKEELSKILNNSAPARVTIGDMIKMKQG; encoded by the coding sequence ATGGAAAACGAAAACGAAAAAATCGACGACGGCTTTTCGATGGAAAGCATCGCAAACAGCGCGCTGGATGAGTTGCAGCCGAATAAGCTCATGCAGGGCGAGGTGGTTACCATCGACAGCGAATTCGTCTATGTCAACGTGGGGACCAAGTCCGACGGCCGGGTGCGGATTCAGGAGTTTGCCGAGCCGCCCGCGGTCGGCGCTACGATCGACATCGTGCTCGCGGAACGGCGTATGGTCGACGGGATGTACATGTTTTCCAATACCGCGGCCGTCAAGGAAAAGGGCTGGCGCAGGCTCCAGGAACTCAGAAATTCGGGTCAGGAATACCTGACCGGAGCGATAGCGGCGGTCGGTGAGAAGGGGCTTACGGTCGATTGCGGCGGCATCAGCGCCTTCCTTCCCTTTTCGCATGCTGCGGATCTACGGTCCCCCAAGACAGCGGTCCCCGGCGAGCTGTACACCTTCAAGGTCAAGAGCATCGATCCAAAGAAGCGCTCCGTGCTTGTTTCACGGCGGGAATACCTCGACGAAGCCAGGGAGAAGTTCTGGGCGGACATAGTTGATAAATACAAGGTCGGCGACAGGATAACAGGCAAGGTAACCCGTTTCGTCGAGTTCGGCGCGTTTGTGGACATCGGCGGGGTGGAAGGGCTGCTCCATAAAAACGACATTTCGTGGAAGAGAGCGTACAAAAAAAAGAACATTCTGCATGTCGGTGAGGAGCGGGAGTTCGTTATCCTCGACATTAAAAAGGATGAAGGCAAAATTTCGCTGGGCCTCAGGCAGCTCGTTGAGGACCCGTGGCTCTCGATAGGTGAAAAGTTTAAAATAGGCGCCACGATAGAAGGCCGGGTGGTGACGCTGACGGGCCAGGGCGTGTTCGTGGAGGTCGAAGACGGAGTGGAGGGCTTCCTCAGCGCTTCGGAGGTTTCCTGGACGAGAAAAACAGTGCTCATCAAGGATACATTTAAAAAGGGACAGGCCGTAACGGTAAGGATACTCGGGATCGACAGCGAAGAGCGCAGGCTGGTGCTGGGCATGAAGCAGCTCGCGGACAATCCGTGGGATGCCATCGATGAGCGCTTTCCGGTCGGCACCGTGCTGAAGGCCCCGGTACGCAAGGTCGTGAGTTTCGGCATCTTTGTTGAAATCGAAGAGGGCATAGACGGACTGGTGCATCTTTCGGACATGAGCTGGGAAGACAACGTGAAAGACCCCGCGAAGCTCTTCAAGGCGGGCGACGAGGTCGAGGTGAAGATACTCGATATCAAGAAAAAGGAGATGAGGATCTCCTGCGGCATCAAACAGCTCACCCGTTCTCCCTGGCAGGCCGTCAAGGAGAAGTTTCCGCCGCGCAGCAAGGTCGAGGGCGTGGTTTCGGGGGTTGTGCCCTTCGGTCTTTTCGTACGGTTGAGCGAAGACGTAGAGGGGCTGGTGCACATCTCCGAGGTTTCGCGCAGGAAGATCGATAATCTTGAAGAGAAATTTAAAGTTGGCGACCAGGTCCGCGCCGTGGTGCTGGGCGTCGACGTGGATAAAAAACGGCTTTCGCTCAGTATGAAGCACTTCGAGGTTATGAACGAGAAGGAGGAACTCAGCAAGATCCTCAACAACTCCGCCCCGGCAAGGGTCACGATCGGCGATATGATCAAAATGAAACAGGGATAA